One genomic segment of Flagellimonas marinaquae includes these proteins:
- the trxA gene encoding thioredoxin: MALEITDATFDEVVLKSDKPVLVDFWAAWCGPCRMVGPIIEEVGQEYDGKAVVGKVDVDANQQFAAKYGVRNIPTVLVFKDGEVINRQVGVSPKKVYTDAIDAAL; the protein is encoded by the coding sequence ATGGCACTAGAAATAACAGATGCAACTTTTGACGAAGTAGTTTTGAAAAGTGACAAGCCTGTCCTAGTAGATTTTTGGGCAGCATGGTGCGGGCCTTGTAGAATGGTAGGTCCGATCATTGAAGAAGTTGGACAAGAATACGATGGCAAAGCTGTTGTGGGTAAGGTTGATGTTGATGCCAACCAACAATTTGCGGCCAAGTACGGTGTTCGCAATATCCCTACCGTTTTGGTATTTAAAGATGGTGAGGTAATCAACCGTCAAGTAGGGGTATCTCCTAAAAAAGTGTACACGGATGCAATTGATGCAGCTTTGTAA
- a CDS encoding DUF58 domain-containing protein has protein sequence MDLRSELSKAKLFQNLELLANQIVEGFISGIHKSPFHGFSAEFAEHKIYNPGQSTKHIDWKLFARTDRLYTKRFEDETNLRCHMILDNSASMYYPEVKEYSLENLNKIGFGALSIAALMQVLKKQRDAVGLSIYSDTYDFYASEKNSERHFQMLYSKLNEVASHKKDTKETKTYTFLHQIAEKIHRRSLIFLFTDMFQTETEEEKLFEALRHLKYNKHSVVLFQLLDKEHELNFDFDNSPKRFVDVETGEQIDLYADSIKKAYSEKVLQYQKDLKLKCAQYQIKYVGVDVRSDFSQVLNSFMIERQKFA, from the coding sequence ATGGACCTACGATCGGAACTTAGCAAAGCAAAACTTTTCCAAAACCTTGAACTTTTGGCCAACCAGATTGTCGAGGGTTTTATCAGTGGCATTCATAAAAGTCCATTCCATGGATTTTCTGCAGAGTTCGCGGAACACAAAATTTACAACCCAGGGCAAAGCACCAAACATATTGATTGGAAACTTTTCGCTCGCACGGACCGACTCTACACCAAACGATTTGAGGACGAGACCAACCTGCGCTGCCATATGATCTTGGACAATTCCGCCTCCATGTATTACCCCGAAGTAAAGGAATATTCCTTGGAGAACCTCAACAAAATTGGTTTTGGGGCGCTTTCCATTGCGGCTTTGATGCAAGTCTTAAAAAAACAACGGGATGCCGTTGGGCTAAGTATTTATTCTGATACGTATGATTTTTATGCTTCCGAAAAAAACAGTGAGCGTCATTTTCAGATGCTGTACTCCAAATTGAACGAAGTTGCTTCCCATAAAAAGGATACGAAGGAGACCAAAACCTATACGTTTCTGCATCAAATTGCCGAAAAAATCCATCGGAGAAGCTTGATTTTTCTGTTTACCGATATGTTCCAGACGGAAACCGAAGAGGAAAAACTGTTTGAAGCCCTGCGTCATCTTAAATACAACAAACATTCCGTGGTTCTTTTTCAACTGTTGGATAAAGAGCATGAGCTCAATTTTGATTTTGACAATTCACCCAAACGTTTTGTGGATGTAGAAACTGGCGAACAGATAGATTTGTATGCAGATTCCATTAAAAAGGCATATTCAGAAAAAGTGTTGCAATACCAGAAGGACCTGAAACTGAAATGCGCACAGTACCAAATCAAATATGTGGGGGTGGATGTTCGCTCGGACTTCTCCCAAGTCCTGAATTCCTTTATGATAGAGCGGCAGAAATTTGCTTGA